A single region of the Sphingomonas sp. LY29 genome encodes:
- a CDS encoding putative bifunctional diguanylate cyclase/phosphodiesterase, with amino-acid sequence MKDGSAQKVSNAILSGLAGVASFLFSLGAFLTITSFNEQVVASMLAGAFCLLISYIASERPNSESARALNALGDRLLAVEQGDLTSPTPRIVRDAMPKLATAVDSLFAEVRASIENAHALGMYDPVTSLPNRLHFRAEADKLLAARNPDTMAAMLFVDLDRFKNVNDSLGHARGDQLLIMVANRLRVVVTAEMGESSAARPILARLAGDEFTVFFPDIGSSANAERAARRIAMAISEAFELQGHSIDVGASVGVALAPHHGSAIETLMRAADIAMYRAKSAGGGRFWLFSEELAEEHQRKIETEAALGEAVERGEFLLAFQPQLCLATGEISGAEALLRWNHPREGLRQPETFIPVAEQTGFIGEIGDWVMAEVASMLAEWQPQGMARRIAFNVSPRQLDRSDFFDRLRAAFAQVQVPLSLIEVEFTESAAMHCSDQVLAEIASLRADGAWITIDDFGTGYSNIARLRAMPLDRVKLDPSLIVDLEKNEQARDVVQAVIQLVKSVGASIVAEAVESTAQADILRAMGCETIQGFVFAYPMFEEEYLAWIGNAERGNRDVA; translated from the coding sequence GTGAAGGACGGGTCTGCACAGAAGGTCAGCAACGCGATCCTCTCCGGGCTCGCGGGCGTCGCCTCGTTCCTGTTCTCGCTCGGCGCTTTCCTGACCATCACCAGTTTCAACGAGCAGGTCGTTGCCTCGATGTTGGCGGGCGCCTTCTGCCTGTTGATCAGCTACATCGCCTCTGAACGACCGAACAGCGAAAGCGCGCGGGCGCTCAACGCGCTCGGCGATCGCCTCCTGGCGGTCGAGCAGGGAGACCTGACCAGTCCGACGCCGCGGATCGTGCGCGACGCCATGCCTAAGCTCGCCACTGCGGTCGACAGCCTGTTCGCCGAGGTTCGCGCCTCGATCGAGAACGCACACGCGCTGGGGATGTACGACCCCGTCACGTCCTTGCCCAACCGTCTGCATTTCCGTGCCGAGGCCGACAAGCTGCTCGCCGCGCGCAATCCCGACACGATGGCGGCGATGCTGTTCGTCGACCTCGACCGCTTCAAGAACGTGAACGACAGCCTTGGTCATGCCCGGGGTGATCAACTGCTGATCATGGTGGCCAATCGGCTTCGCGTGGTGGTGACGGCGGAAATGGGCGAAAGCAGCGCCGCCCGACCGATCCTCGCTCGATTGGCCGGCGACGAATTCACCGTATTCTTCCCCGACATCGGCAGCAGCGCCAATGCGGAGCGCGCCGCGCGCCGGATCGCAATGGCAATCAGCGAGGCGTTCGAACTGCAGGGCCATAGCATCGACGTGGGGGCCTCTGTCGGGGTCGCGCTCGCCCCGCACCATGGCAGCGCGATCGAGACGCTGATGCGGGCGGCGGATATCGCCATGTACCGTGCAAAGAGTGCGGGTGGAGGGCGATTTTGGCTGTTCAGCGAGGAATTGGCCGAGGAGCATCAGCGCAAGATCGAGACCGAGGCTGCCTTGGGCGAAGCGGTCGAACGCGGCGAGTTCCTGCTGGCCTTCCAGCCGCAGCTTTGCCTGGCAACCGGTGAAATCAGCGGCGCGGAAGCGCTGCTGCGCTGGAACCACCCTCGCGAGGGCCTGCGGCAGCCGGAGACGTTCATTCCCGTGGCCGAGCAGACCGGCTTTATCGGCGAAATCGGCGATTGGGTGATGGCCGAGGTCGCGTCGATGCTGGCCGAGTGGCAGCCGCAGGGTATGGCGCGCCGGATCGCGTTCAACGTAAGCCCGCGTCAACTCGACCGCTCCGATTTCTTCGATCGGCTGCGTGCCGCATTTGCACAGGTGCAAGTCCCGCTATCGCTGATCGAGGTAGAGTTCACCGAGTCGGCAGCGATGCATTGCTCCGACCAAGTTCTCGCGGAGATCGCCTCCCTCCGAGCCGATGGCGCCTGGATTACGATCGACGACTTTGGCACCGGTTATTCAAACATCGCCCGTTTGCGCGCGATGCCGCTCGACCGGGTGAAGCTCGATCCCTCGCTGATCGTCGACCTTGAGAAGAACGAACAGGCGCGCGACGTCGTGCAGGCGGTCATCCAGCTCGTGAAGAGCGTCGGTGCCTCGATCGTTGCCGAAGCGGTCGAGTCGACGGCGCAAGCCGACATCCTGCGGGCGATGGGTTGCGAGACGATCCAGGGCTTCGTGTTCGCCTATCCGATGTTCGAGGAAGAGTATCTCGCCTGGATTGGCAACGCAGAGCGCGGCAACCGCGACGTCGCCTAA
- a CDS encoding DUF4136 domain-containing protein, with protein sequence MRLNKFAAAVLLGVSALGLSACATGFPTKVSRYQAMPAPQGQTFYVVPGQGAAQGGGLEFTRYANMVTNAMSAQGYRPATSPESAMMIVQLSYGVDRGREVYVRDPFPSDPFYGGFYGRPYYSRYGYYGRRSPFFYGWEDPFWYGRYGGRVDSYTEYRSQLDLDIRSRATNQSLFEGQAQARSTTDNLGVLVPNLVQAMFTGFPGRSGEVVKITVPPEQQVRR encoded by the coding sequence ATGCGTCTCAACAAATTTGCTGCGGCAGTCCTGCTCGGCGTTTCCGCGCTTGGCCTTTCGGCGTGCGCTACCGGCTTTCCGACTAAAGTCTCGCGCTATCAGGCGATGCCTGCGCCGCAAGGCCAGACATTTTACGTCGTGCCGGGACAAGGCGCCGCTCAAGGCGGCGGGCTGGAATTCACTCGCTACGCGAACATGGTGACCAATGCGATGAGCGCGCAGGGCTATCGCCCGGCGACGTCGCCCGAGAGTGCCATGATGATCGTCCAATTGAGCTACGGGGTTGATCGCGGTCGTGAGGTCTACGTGCGCGATCCCTTCCCCAGCGATCCTTTCTACGGCGGGTTCTACGGACGCCCCTATTATTCGCGCTACGGATATTACGGTCGTCGCTCGCCCTTCTTTTACGGGTGGGAGGATCCGTTCTGGTACGGCCGTTACGGCGGGCGCGTCGACAGCTACACCGAATATCGTAGCCAGCTAGACCTCGACATCCGCAGCCGCGCGACCAATCAGTCGCTGTTCGAGGGCCAGGCGCAGGCGCGGTCGACCACCGACAACCTCGGCGTCCTCGTGCCGAACTTGGTGCAGGCGATGTTCACGGGCTTCCCGGGACGGTCGGGCGAAGTGGTGAAGATCACCGTTCCGCCAGAACAGCAGGTCCGCCGCTAA
- the trpS gene encoding tryptophan--tRNA ligase: MRVVSGIQPTGDLHLGNLLGAILRWVRMQEETECLFFLADLHALTVDGSPATLRANVREMAAALIASGIDPDKSTLFAQSAVPGHAELAWILQCTARMGWLNRMTQFKEKSGKNKEGSSVGLFTYPVLQAADVLLYRATHVPVGEDQKQHIELARDIALKFNNDFDTELFVAPEPFIGGGNAARVMSLRDGTAKMSKSDPSEASRIQLTDDDDLIAQKVRKAKTDPESLPDDPALLEARPEARNLVGIMSAVTGETREAILARFAGQGFGAFKPALADAVIALLSPLRTRLIELRTDEAALDAILARGAEKAAAVGAPTLAEAYRAVGLRH; encoded by the coding sequence ATGCGCGTCGTCTCGGGCATTCAGCCCACCGGCGACCTTCACCTTGGCAATTTGCTTGGAGCGATCCTCCGCTGGGTCCGCATGCAGGAAGAGACCGAGTGCCTCTTCTTCCTTGCCGATCTTCACGCCCTGACGGTCGACGGCAGTCCGGCGACCCTGCGCGCCAACGTGCGCGAAATGGCCGCCGCGCTGATCGCCAGCGGCATCGACCCCGACAAATCGACGCTGTTCGCCCAGAGCGCAGTGCCCGGCCACGCCGAACTGGCATGGATCCTCCAGTGCACCGCCCGCATGGGTTGGCTCAACCGGATGACGCAGTTCAAGGAGAAATCAGGCAAGAACAAGGAAGGCTCGAGCGTCGGCCTGTTCACCTATCCGGTGCTCCAGGCGGCCGACGTGCTGCTGTATCGCGCGACGCACGTCCCCGTCGGCGAGGATCAGAAGCAGCATATCGAGCTGGCGCGCGACATCGCGCTGAAGTTCAACAATGATTTCGACACCGAATTGTTCGTGGCGCCCGAACCGTTCATCGGCGGCGGGAACGCGGCACGCGTGATGTCGCTTCGCGACGGAACGGCGAAGATGTCCAAGTCCGACCCGTCGGAGGCCAGCCGCATTCAGTTGACCGACGACGACGACCTCATCGCGCAAAAGGTACGTAAGGCGAAGACTGATCCCGAGTCATTGCCCGACGACCCCGCGCTGCTCGAAGCCCGACCCGAAGCGCGCAACCTCGTCGGCATCATGTCGGCCGTGACCGGCGAAACGCGGGAGGCGATCCTGGCGCGCTTCGCGGGTCAGGGATTCGGCGCGTTCAAGCCGGCGCTTGCCGACGCGGTCATCGCGCTGCTGTCGCCGCTGCGAACGCGACTGATCGAGCTTCGAACCGACGAGGCCGCCCTCGACGCGATCCTTGCTCGAGGCGCGGAGAAAGCGGCGGCCGTCGGCGCCCCGACCCTTGCCGAGGCCTATCGCGCGGTGGGGCTTCGCCACTAG
- the secB gene encoding protein-export chaperone SecB: MADQDNPTTDIDLGAEATDAATAPQASTVAQYIKDLSAESPSAPQVFQWQEQPTLDVQFGINGGKVADDVHEVILKIEVSAKSDSGTHFIVDLSYAGLFAFRNIAEDALAPFLLVEAPRLLFPFARQIVADAIQNLGFPPLLLDPIDFGAAYMSQMDAQGQAQGQPGGDGEPPVGHA, translated from the coding sequence ATGGCCGACCAGGACAATCCCACCACCGACATCGATCTTGGCGCCGAAGCCACCGATGCGGCCACCGCGCCCCAGGCATCGACCGTCGCGCAATATATCAAGGACCTGTCGGCCGAGAGCCCGTCAGCCCCGCAGGTTTTCCAGTGGCAGGAACAGCCGACGCTGGACGTCCAGTTCGGAATCAATGGCGGCAAGGTCGCCGACGACGTCCACGAAGTCATCCTGAAGATCGAGGTTTCGGCCAAGTCCGACAGTGGCACGCACTTCATCGTCGACCTCAGCTATGCCGGCCTGTTCGCTTTCCGCAACATCGCGGAAGACGCTCTCGCGCCGTTCCTGCTGGTCGAAGCTCCGCGCCTGCTGTTCCCGTTCGCGCGGCAGATCGTCGCCGATGCCATCCAGAACCTCGGCTTCCCGCCTCTGCTGCTCGACCCCATCGATTTCGGCGCGGCTTACATGTCGCAGATGGACGCGCAGGGGCAGGCCCAGGGTCAGCCTGGCGGTGACGGCGAACCGCCCGTCGGCCACGCCTAA
- the dnaA gene encoding chromosomal replication initiator protein DnaA, producing the protein MSVSDPESVAEVPAPLEAAWESIRAGLRRDCGARTFDGWLKPAELGAFDGDSGELEVVMPSKFMADWVESHFGDRLSLAWRTMLPIVRSVKIVPASDGPRPAPLLILEEIPEAPQAPAVRDPSAPNFDARYRFDTFVIGKANEVAATAARTLATADSVAFNPLFLHGGTGRGKTHLLHAIGQAFLEKQPGARVVSMSAEKFMVEFIRALKNNDVISFKGRLRSADLLLIDDVQFIAGKDSTQEEFFHTMNEIITAGRRLVITSDRAPQDLDGIAPRILSRLSWGLVADINPAEYELRLNIIESKLGALPGISMPRAVVEFLARRIASSIRELEGALNRIAAYAMMTGRTIDVPFVEEVLANVLRANQRRISIDEIQTQVAEHYRIRKAEMTSARRAREVARPRQVAMYLSKQLTPKSLPDIGRRFGGRDHTTVIHAVKQIERLRAGDSELDADIRLLTRQLEG; encoded by the coding sequence CCTTTGACGGTTGGCTGAAGCCCGCCGAACTTGGCGCCTTCGACGGCGACTCGGGCGAGCTCGAAGTCGTCATGCCCAGCAAGTTCATGGCCGATTGGGTCGAAAGCCACTTTGGCGATCGCCTGTCGCTGGCCTGGCGCACGATGCTTCCGATCGTCCGGTCGGTGAAGATCGTGCCGGCAAGCGACGGACCGCGTCCCGCGCCCTTGCTGATTCTGGAAGAAATTCCCGAAGCGCCGCAGGCACCGGCGGTTCGCGACCCCTCCGCTCCCAATTTCGATGCGCGTTATCGTTTCGACACTTTCGTCATCGGCAAGGCGAACGAAGTCGCAGCCACCGCGGCGCGTACGCTCGCCACCGCGGACAGCGTCGCCTTCAATCCGCTCTTCCTCCACGGCGGCACCGGTCGGGGCAAGACCCACCTTCTCCACGCCATCGGGCAGGCTTTCCTGGAAAAGCAGCCGGGCGCGCGAGTCGTGTCGATGTCGGCCGAAAAGTTCATGGTCGAGTTCATTCGCGCGCTAAAGAACAACGATGTCATCAGCTTCAAGGGCCGGCTGCGCTCGGCCGACCTGCTGCTGATCGACGACGTCCAGTTCATTGCCGGCAAGGATTCGACGCAGGAAGAATTCTTCCACACGATGAACGAGATCATCACCGCCGGTCGACGACTGGTGATTACGTCGGACCGTGCGCCGCAGGACCTCGACGGGATCGCACCGCGTATCCTCTCGCGCCTGTCATGGGGCCTCGTCGCGGATATCAACCCGGCCGAGTACGAACTGCGGCTCAACATCATTGAATCGAAGCTCGGCGCGCTTCCGGGCATCTCGATGCCGCGCGCCGTGGTCGAATTCCTGGCCCGTCGAATCGCAAGCTCTATCCGCGAGCTCGAGGGCGCGCTCAACCGCATCGCCGCTTACGCGATGATGACCGGTCGGACGATCGACGTCCCGTTCGTTGAAGAGGTGCTGGCAAACGTCCTGCGCGCCAACCAGCGCCGAATTTCGATCGACGAGATCCAGACGCAGGTCGCGGAACATTATCGCATCCGCAAGGCGGAGATGACCTCTGCCCGCCGTGCGCGCGAAGTTGCCCGCCCGCGCCAGGTGGCCATGTATCTGTCGAAGCAGCTGACACCGAAGTCGCTGCCGGACATTGGGCGCCGTTTCGGCGGCCGTGACCACACGACCGTCATCCATGCGGTCAAGCAGATCGAACGGCTCCGTGCTGGCGACTCTGAGCTCGACGCCGACATCCGCCTGCTGACTCGCCAGCTCGAGGGCTGA
- a CDS encoding murein transglycosylase A, with product MSVLFRAAALSATLLLAACAMRTPPPAEPTPPPVVVAPPPVVVPPAPPPAANARAAGVTLVAPTAINPARAERALAAFRASCPAMLKRRDQTQLTTAADWQPLCDEARTLAPGSAAAFFQNRFDWLRVGNGDAFATGYYEPEIRGSRTKAPGYETPVYSLPSDLTRCTRADGQTGRGRLDETGACVLYFTRAEIEDGALAGRGLEMAWVADPIDLFFLQIQGSGRLLLPDGGVMRIGYENQNGREYIAIGRLLRERGILAEGKAGMKEIVAWMRANPTEGRALMRENPSYIFFRELTGAGPLGAMGVAVTPQSTVATDPLFVPLGAPVVLSMERPEASGLWIAQDTGGAIKGANRFDTFWGAGAAAEATAGGMSSKGSAILLLPKGAAARAQALR from the coding sequence GTGAGCGTCTTGTTTCGCGCGGCCGCGCTCTCCGCCACGCTGCTTCTTGCTGCCTGCGCGATGCGCACGCCGCCGCCGGCTGAACCAACGCCTCCTCCAGTCGTGGTGGCCCCGCCGCCGGTCGTCGTGCCGCCTGCACCGCCGCCCGCCGCCAACGCTCGGGCTGCAGGCGTCACGCTGGTTGCGCCGACCGCGATCAATCCCGCGCGCGCCGAACGCGCGCTCGCGGCATTTCGCGCGAGCTGCCCGGCAATGCTCAAGCGTCGTGACCAGACGCAATTGACGACGGCGGCCGATTGGCAGCCGCTTTGTGACGAGGCGCGTACATTGGCGCCCGGCTCGGCAGCCGCGTTCTTCCAGAACCGGTTCGACTGGCTGCGCGTCGGTAACGGCGATGCCTTTGCGACCGGATACTACGAGCCTGAAATTCGCGGATCGCGCACCAAGGCGCCCGGTTACGAGACGCCGGTTTATTCGCTCCCCAGCGATCTGACCCGCTGCACCCGCGCCGATGGCCAGACGGGACGGGGCCGCCTCGACGAGACAGGCGCATGCGTCCTCTATTTCACGCGCGCCGAGATCGAGGACGGCGCCCTGGCCGGGCGTGGGCTCGAGATGGCTTGGGTCGCCGACCCGATCGACCTCTTCTTCCTGCAGATCCAGGGCTCGGGCCGACTGCTGCTCCCCGACGGCGGTGTCATGCGTATCGGTTACGAGAACCAGAATGGCCGCGAATATATCGCCATCGGCCGACTGCTGCGCGAGCGCGGCATCCTTGCAGAGGGCAAGGCGGGGATGAAGGAGATCGTCGCGTGGATGCGCGCCAATCCCACCGAGGGGCGCGCGTTGATGCGCGAAAATCCAAGCTACATCTTTTTTCGTGAACTGACCGGCGCAGGACCGCTTGGTGCAATGGGCGTGGCGGTGACGCCGCAATCGACCGTCGCGACCGATCCGTTGTTCGTGCCCTTGGGCGCACCGGTCGTCCTGTCGATGGAGCGGCCGGAAGCGTCGGGATTGTGGATCGCTCAGGATACCGGTGGCGCGATCAAGGGCGCCAATCGCTTCGACACGTTCTGGGGTGCCGGCGCGGCGGCCGAAGCGACCGCTGGCGGAATGTCGTCGAAAGGCTCGGCCATCCTCCTGTTGCCCAAGGGCGCGGCGGCGCGTGCGCAAGCTCTCCGCTGA
- the murJ gene encoding murein biosynthesis integral membrane protein MurJ: protein MNLYRAIGSIGGLTMVSRVLGFARDMIASRLLGASHANDAFNLAFLLPNIFRRLFAEGAFSSGFVPLFSRRLQSGGHEEAQQFSNDILSVFMPALLLVTVIFVIAMPSVLLLVAGDYQNVPGKFDLAVELTRWTFPYLLFISLVALLSGVLNSLTRFAVAAFAPALLNLALIVALLVAPSGKIEIVRTMAIAVLAGGILQFALCWWAVRKAGIHLRFGRPRMTPAVRELVVLILPATIAAGVYQISQLFYAYFSSRLGEGALTNLSYADRLNQLPLSIIGTALGVAILPAISQAIAREDEVEAADVQARAFDLSMLLTLPATLALAVASGPIIGALYQGGEYSVESARITGNILAILVTGLPAYVLVKVLTPAFYARKDVKTPVRIAMGVLAMGVVANFLLIDRIGIYSLATVTSASAWVNFFLLFGILYARRQFRMPGWLVGRVVRQLIAAAAMAASLYGIKAVAGDLFFGNVLERVIGLGALVGTGAIVYFAVAWIIGGIDREAIATLMRRKKAAE, encoded by the coding sequence ATGAACCTCTACCGCGCGATCGGCTCGATCGGTGGGCTGACGATGGTCAGTCGCGTGCTTGGATTCGCGCGCGACATGATCGCCAGTCGCCTGCTCGGCGCGAGCCACGCCAACGACGCGTTCAACCTCGCCTTCCTGCTTCCCAACATCTTCCGCCGCCTGTTCGCGGAAGGCGCTTTCTCGTCGGGCTTTGTCCCGCTGTTCAGCCGCCGGCTGCAGTCCGGGGGGCATGAGGAAGCGCAGCAATTTTCGAACGATATCCTGTCGGTGTTTATGCCGGCACTGCTGCTGGTCACGGTGATCTTCGTCATCGCGATGCCGAGCGTGTTGCTGCTGGTCGCTGGTGATTATCAGAACGTCCCGGGCAAGTTCGACCTTGCCGTCGAGCTCACGCGCTGGACCTTCCCCTATCTGCTGTTCATCAGTCTCGTCGCCCTCCTGTCGGGCGTCCTCAACAGCCTGACACGCTTCGCGGTCGCGGCTTTCGCGCCTGCGCTGCTCAACCTTGCGCTGATCGTAGCGTTGCTGGTTGCGCCTTCGGGCAAGATCGAGATTGTCCGCACCATGGCGATCGCCGTGCTGGCCGGTGGTATCTTGCAGTTCGCCCTATGCTGGTGGGCGGTGCGCAAGGCGGGCATCCATCTCCGCTTCGGACGGCCGCGCATGACCCCTGCGGTGCGTGAGTTGGTCGTCCTTATCCTGCCCGCCACGATTGCCGCCGGCGTCTATCAGATCAGCCAATTGTTCTACGCCTACTTCTCGTCGCGGCTGGGCGAAGGCGCGCTGACCAATCTCAGCTACGCCGACCGCCTGAACCAGCTACCGCTGTCGATCATCGGCACCGCGCTCGGCGTCGCGATCCTCCCAGCGATCAGCCAGGCGATTGCGCGGGAGGACGAGGTTGAGGCCGCCGACGTGCAGGCCCGCGCCTTCGACCTGTCGATGCTGCTCACCCTCCCCGCCACCCTGGCGCTGGCGGTCGCATCGGGACCGATCATCGGCGCGCTTTATCAGGGCGGCGAATATAGCGTCGAAAGCGCGCGCATCACCGGTAACATCCTCGCAATCCTGGTGACGGGCCTCCCGGCCTACGTTCTCGTCAAGGTGCTCACCCCCGCCTTTTACGCCCGCAAGGACGTCAAGACCCCCGTGCGGATCGCGATGGGCGTGCTGGCGATGGGCGTGGTCGCCAATTTTCTGCTGATCGATCGGATCGGCATCTACAGCCTCGCAACGGTGACGTCCGCGAGCGCGTGGGTGAACTTCTTCCTGCTGTTCGGGATACTCTACGCCCGGCGCCAGTTCCGAATGCCCGGATGGTTGGTCGGGCGCGTCGTCCGGCAGTTGATCGCGGCCGCCGCGATGGCTGCCTCTCTTTATGGCATCAAGGCAGTCGCTGGGGACCTGTTCTTCGGAAACGTGCTCGAACGCGTGATCGGGCTGGGCGCGCTCGTCGGAACCGGCGCCATCGTCTACTTCGCTGTCGCCTGGATCATCGGCGGGATCGACCGCGAGGCGATCGCCACGCTGATGCGCCGCAAGAAAGCCGCTGAATGA
- a CDS encoding Smr/MutS family protein, which translates to MRKLSAEEAELWSRVAATIRPLSRDPVELPTKLPNPTPVAPVPPKTVKGRVPPPRVVVAPAAVPRTLQQATLDGGWDRRLKTGRIDPDRTLDLHGHNLDRAWNAIDVALEDAIRQESRVLLLITGHERRGEPPLVRGRIRAAVHDWLAHSRHARHIAAVRGAHPRHGGGGSLYIILRRPGASTFS; encoded by the coding sequence GTGCGCAAGCTCTCCGCTGAAGAGGCGGAACTATGGTCGCGGGTCGCCGCGACCATCCGGCCCTTGTCGCGTGATCCGGTCGAACTCCCGACCAAGCTTCCCAATCCCACGCCAGTAGCGCCTGTTCCGCCCAAGACTGTGAAAGGCCGCGTCCCGCCGCCACGCGTCGTGGTCGCTCCGGCGGCAGTACCGCGAACCCTGCAGCAAGCGACCCTGGACGGGGGATGGGACCGGCGGCTCAAGACCGGACGCATCGACCCGGACCGAACGCTCGATCTTCACGGCCACAATCTCGACCGCGCGTGGAATGCCATCGACGTGGCGTTGGAGGACGCCATTCGCCAGGAAAGCCGGGTCCTGTTGCTGATCACCGGTCACGAACGTCGCGGCGAGCCGCCGTTGGTGCGTGGGCGCATTCGCGCGGCCGTCCACGACTGGCTCGCTCATTCGCGGCACGCCCGGCATATCGCGGCGGTGCGCGGCGCCCATCCCCGGCACGGGGGCGGGGGCAGCCTGTACATCATCCTGCGCCGACCCGGCGCTTCCACTTTTTCTTAA
- a CDS encoding Tim44/TimA family putative adaptor protein, whose amino-acid sequence MATIVILALVALFIGLRLYSVLGERTGHEQPILRPADTDADARIDKSASPVRAAVAGVPVDGDDMAYLPTAGPGVRAILAADPTFDVARFLEGAKSAYRLILDSYWKGDLEATRPFVDGHVFDTFKSAVDQRAKDGLVLDNRLVSVDEAVIAGAELERTVALITVRFEADIAAVTRNAEGVVVGGSMSDAVQTRERWTFRRDLALGDPNWTLVETDDEE is encoded by the coding sequence TTGGCAACCATCGTTATTCTCGCGCTCGTCGCACTGTTTATCGGCCTTAGGCTCTACAGCGTTCTGGGCGAACGCACGGGGCACGAGCAGCCGATCCTGCGCCCGGCAGACACCGACGCCGATGCGCGCATCGACAAGTCGGCTTCGCCTGTCCGGGCGGCGGTCGCGGGCGTTCCGGTCGATGGGGACGACATGGCCTATCTGCCAACCGCGGGACCCGGCGTCCGCGCCATCCTTGCCGCCGATCCGACGTTCGACGTCGCCCGTTTCCTCGAAGGGGCAAAGTCTGCCTATCGCCTGATCCTCGACTCTTATTGGAAGGGCGACCTCGAAGCGACGCGTCCGTTTGTCGACGGTCACGTCTTCGACACTTTCAAGTCGGCGGTCGATCAGCGTGCCAAGGACGGCCTCGTGCTCGACAATCGCCTCGTGTCGGTCGACGAGGCCGTGATCGCAGGCGCCGAGCTTGAGCGCACGGTCGCGCTGATCACGGTCCGGTTCGAAGCTGATATCGCCGCGGTTACTCGCAATGCCGAGGGTGTGGTCGTCGGCGGATCGATGTCGGACGCGGTGCAGACCCGTGAACGCTGGACCTTCCGCCGCGATCTGGCGCTGGGCGACCCGAACTGGACCCTGGTCGAAACCGACGACGAAGAGTGA
- the dapE gene encoding succinyl-diaminopimelate desuccinylase: MTSNVDPVVLAQRLIACRSITPAVGEVFDVLEESLRPLGFEVHRFLRGEAPDGPVENLVAMRGSGSPHFGFAGHLDVVPPGEGWTHDAFEPRIEDGILTGRGANDMKSAIAAFVAAVADLPQDKGTISLLITGDEEGPATDGTVAIIDWLEERAIRPDMILIGEPTSEARLGDTVKIGRRGSVNMWIDVPGTQGHVAYPHRADNPVPVLARIVAELDAWVIDNGNDAFPPSNLEFTDISAPPGATNLIPGRSGARLNIRFNNLQRGEDLVDEVRRVVAKHSPEATVRALISGEAFLTPSGELYDLVVAGIEEVTGQRPSLSTGGGTSDGRFLIKLCPVVDFGLPNATMHKVGEHAAVEDIRNLALIYRSILTRLFV; the protein is encoded by the coding sequence ATGACTTCTAACGTCGATCCCGTCGTCCTTGCCCAGCGTCTGATCGCCTGCCGCAGCATCACGCCGGCGGTTGGCGAGGTCTTTGACGTGCTCGAGGAATCGCTTCGGCCGCTCGGTTTTGAGGTGCATCGCTTCCTGCGCGGCGAAGCTCCCGATGGACCAGTCGAGAATTTGGTCGCGATGCGTGGGTCGGGAAGTCCGCACTTCGGCTTCGCCGGTCACCTTGACGTCGTGCCGCCTGGCGAAGGCTGGACCCACGACGCCTTCGAACCTCGGATCGAAGACGGTATCCTCACCGGGCGCGGCGCGAACGACATGAAAAGCGCGATCGCCGCCTTCGTCGCGGCGGTTGCCGACCTTCCACAGGACAAGGGCACCATCTCGCTGCTGATTACCGGTGACGAGGAAGGTCCTGCCACTGACGGCACGGTCGCCATCATCGACTGGCTCGAGGAGCGCGCCATCCGGCCCGACATGATCCTGATTGGCGAGCCCACCAGCGAAGCGCGGCTTGGCGACACGGTGAAGATCGGCCGACGCGGTTCGGTCAACATGTGGATCGACGTCCCGGGCACGCAGGGACACGTCGCCTATCCGCACCGCGCCGACAATCCGGTACCGGTCCTTGCGCGCATTGTCGCGGAGCTCGACGCATGGGTCATCGACAACGGCAACGATGCCTTCCCGCCATCGAACCTCGAATTCACGGACATTTCCGCGCCCCCTGGCGCGACCAACCTGATCCCGGGCCGATCCGGCGCACGGTTGAATATCCGCTTCAACAATCTTCAGCGCGGCGAGGATCTGGTCGACGAGGTCCGTCGCGTCGTGGCGAAGCATTCGCCCGAGGCGACCGTCAGGGCGCTGATCTCCGGCGAAGCGTTCCTCACCCCTTCCGGCGAACTCTATGATCTCGTCGTCGCCGGGATCGAGGAGGTGACGGGACAACGTCCTTCGCTTTCCACCGGCGGCGGAACGTCCGATGGGCGGTTCCTGATCAAACTATGCCCGGTGGTGGACTTCGGCCTTCCCAACGCGACGATGCATAAGGTCGGGGAGCATGCCGCGGTCGAGGATATCCGCAATCTCGCGCTGATCTACCGCTCGATCCTGACACGCTTATTCGTTTAG